From Amycolatopsis sp. cg9, one genomic window encodes:
- the ileS gene encoding isoleucine--tRNA ligase, with protein sequence MTENSPFTPLPADVDFGALERGVITWWQDNDVFARSLKQTADGPPWVFYEGPPTANGHPGTHHVEARVFKDVFPRYRTMRGYSVPRQAGWDCHGLPVELAVEKELGLSGKPDIEQLGIAEFNDRCRESVLRHVGEFEQLTERMGYWIDLSHPYRTMSPEYVDSVWWSLQRIHEAGRLVEDFRVAPYCAKDGTTLSDHEVAQGYEVVTDPSVYVRFPLTTPVAGVAGAELLIWTTTPWTLVSNTAVAVHPEVTYVVARTAEGTFVVAEPRVAAVLGEDAEVLATVTGAELAGLRYRRPFDLVEIPDAHVVVPAEYVTTADGTGLVHQAPAFGADDLAVCRANGLPLVNPVGPDGRFLATVPLVGGLFFKDADAPLVEALRQSGVLFRYEEFEHSYPHCWRCHTPLIHYAQPSWYIRTTEVREALVRENERTNWFPEHIKHGRYGDWLEHNVDWALSRSRYWGTPLPLWRCGNGHVTAVGSRAELGTLAGRDLAGLDPHRPYVDAITFACPDCGETATRVPEVIDAWYDSGAMPFASLGYPHLPGSVEAFEKTYPAQYICEAIDQTRGWFYTLMAIGTLVFDKSSYENVVCLGHILAEDGRKMSKHLGNILEPIPLMDAHGADALRWFMACSGSPWSARRVGAGPLAEIVRKVLLTYWNTASFFSLYAAGAAWTPESARPAGARHVLDRWILAELQALTAGVTEQLDAYDTARAGRLLADFVDDLSNWYVRRSRQRFWAGDQDALSTLYECLDVLTRLLAPLVPFITEEVWQLLVRRGDPAAAESVHLATWPRVRDELLVAELPGQVATARALAEAGRAARKTTSIRVRQPLARALVGLPPGVALPQDLLDDVADELNVKALHPLDAASAVVDVQVKANFRELGKRFGKRTQQVATAIAGSDPGAVVASLRDRDAFTVDVAGEELELGAADVLVTEVPRTGWVVESQRGVTIALDTEVTPDLAAEGIARDVVRVVQQARRDAGLEVADRITLTIGAPAEVRQAVLAHQDFIAHETLATSLTVSGEAEEIAVRVAKA encoded by the coding sequence ATGACCGAGAACAGTCCGTTCACCCCGCTGCCGGCCGACGTCGACTTCGGTGCCCTCGAGCGCGGCGTGATCACGTGGTGGCAGGACAACGACGTGTTCGCCCGCAGCCTGAAGCAGACCGCGGACGGCCCGCCCTGGGTGTTCTACGAGGGGCCGCCCACCGCGAACGGGCACCCCGGCACCCACCACGTCGAGGCCCGGGTCTTCAAGGACGTCTTCCCGCGCTACCGCACGATGCGGGGCTACTCGGTGCCCCGCCAGGCCGGCTGGGACTGCCACGGGCTGCCGGTCGAACTCGCCGTGGAGAAGGAACTCGGGCTCTCCGGCAAGCCCGACATCGAGCAGCTCGGGATCGCCGAGTTCAACGACCGCTGCCGGGAATCCGTGCTGCGCCACGTCGGCGAGTTCGAGCAGCTCACCGAGCGCATGGGCTACTGGATCGACCTGTCCCACCCCTACCGGACGATGTCGCCGGAGTACGTCGACAGCGTCTGGTGGTCGCTGCAGCGCATCCACGAGGCCGGCCGGCTGGTCGAGGACTTCCGGGTCGCGCCCTACTGCGCCAAGGACGGCACCACGCTGTCCGACCACGAGGTGGCCCAGGGCTACGAGGTCGTGACCGATCCGTCGGTCTACGTCCGGTTCCCGCTGACCACGCCGGTCGCCGGGGTCGCCGGGGCCGAGCTCCTGATCTGGACCACCACTCCGTGGACGCTCGTGTCGAACACCGCGGTCGCGGTGCACCCCGAGGTCACCTACGTCGTGGCCCGCACCGCCGAAGGCACCTTCGTGGTGGCCGAGCCGCGGGTCGCCGCCGTGCTGGGCGAGGACGCCGAGGTCTTGGCGACGGTGACCGGCGCGGAGCTGGCCGGGCTGCGCTACCGGCGTCCGTTCGACCTGGTCGAGATCCCCGACGCGCACGTCGTGGTGCCCGCCGAGTACGTGACCACCGCGGACGGCACCGGCCTGGTGCACCAGGCGCCCGCGTTCGGCGCGGACGACCTCGCGGTCTGCCGCGCGAACGGCCTGCCGCTGGTCAACCCGGTCGGCCCGGACGGCCGGTTCCTCGCCACCGTGCCGCTCGTGGGCGGGCTGTTCTTCAAGGACGCGGACGCGCCGCTCGTCGAAGCACTGCGGCAGAGCGGGGTGTTGTTCCGCTACGAGGAGTTCGAGCACTCCTACCCGCACTGCTGGCGCTGCCACACGCCGTTGATCCACTACGCGCAGCCGTCGTGGTACATCCGCACCACGGAGGTGCGTGAGGCGCTGGTGCGCGAAAACGAGCGGACCAACTGGTTCCCCGAGCACATCAAGCACGGCCGCTACGGCGACTGGCTGGAGCACAACGTCGACTGGGCGTTGTCGCGCTCGCGGTACTGGGGTACGCCGCTTCCGTTGTGGCGCTGCGGGAACGGGCACGTCACGGCCGTCGGCTCACGCGCCGAGCTGGGTACGCTGGCGGGCCGGGACCTGGCCGGGCTGGACCCGCACCGCCCGTACGTCGACGCGATCACGTTCGCCTGCCCCGACTGCGGGGAGACCGCCACCCGCGTCCCCGAGGTGATCGACGCCTGGTACGACTCGGGCGCGATGCCGTTCGCGTCCCTCGGGTACCCGCACCTGCCGGGCAGCGTCGAGGCGTTCGAAAAGACTTACCCGGCCCAGTACATCTGCGAAGCGATCGACCAGACCCGCGGCTGGTTCTACACCCTGATGGCGATCGGCACGCTGGTCTTCGACAAGTCCTCGTACGAGAACGTCGTCTGCCTCGGCCACATCCTGGCCGAAGACGGCCGCAAGATGAGCAAGCACCTCGGCAACATCCTCGAGCCGATCCCGCTGATGGACGCGCACGGCGCCGACGCGCTGCGCTGGTTCATGGCGTGCTCCGGTTCGCCGTGGTCGGCGCGGCGGGTCGGTGCCGGGCCGCTGGCCGAGATCGTGCGGAAGGTCCTGCTGACGTACTGGAACACCGCGTCGTTCTTTTCGCTCTACGCGGCGGGAGCGGCCTGGACGCCGGAATCGGCGCGCCCGGCCGGCGCGCGGCACGTGCTGGACCGCTGGATCCTCGCCGAGCTGCAGGCGCTGACCGCGGGGGTCACCGAGCAGCTGGACGCCTACGACACCGCGCGTGCCGGCCGGCTGCTCGCCGACTTCGTCGACGACCTGTCGAACTGGTACGTCCGCCGGTCGCGGCAGCGCTTCTGGGCCGGGGACCAGGACGCGCTTTCCACGCTGTACGAGTGCCTCGACGTGCTCACCCGGCTGCTGGCGCCACTGGTGCCGTTCATCACCGAAGAGGTGTGGCAGCTCCTCGTCCGCCGCGGCGATCCGGCGGCGGCCGAGTCGGTCCACCTCGCGACCTGGCCGCGGGTGCGGGACGAGCTCCTCGTCGCGGAGCTGCCCGGGCAGGTCGCGACCGCGCGGGCGCTGGCCGAGGCCGGTCGCGCGGCGCGCAAGACGACGAGCATCCGGGTGCGGCAGCCGCTCGCCCGCGCGCTGGTCGGCCTGCCGCCGGGCGTCGCGCTGCCCCAGGACCTGCTCGACGACGTCGCCGACGAACTGAACGTCAAGGCGCTGCACCCGCTGGACGCGGCGAGCGCGGTCGTGGACGTCCAGGTGAAGGCGAACTTCCGCGAGCTGGGCAAGCGGTTCGGCAAGCGCACCCAGCAGGTCGCCACCGCGATCGCCGGGTCGGATCCCGGGGCCGTGGTGGCGAGCCTGCGGGACCGGGACGCGTTCACCGTCGACGTGGCGGGGGAAGAACTGGAACTGGGCGCGGCCGACGTGCTGGTGACGGAGGTCCCGCGCACGGGCTGGGTCGTGGAATCGCAGCGCGGCGTGACCATCGCGCTGGACACCGAGGTCACGCCGGACCTGGCGGCCGAAGGGATCGCCCGCGACGTCGTCCGGGTGGTGCAGCAGGCGCGCCGGGACGCCGGTCTCGAGGTCGCCGACCGCATCACCCTGACGATCGGCGCCCCGGCGGAAGTGCGGCAAGCCGTCCTGGCGCACCAGGACTTCATCGCCCACGAGACCCTCGCGACTTCCTTGACCGTGTCCGGGGAAGCCGAGGAGATCGCCGTGCGGGTCGCCAAGGCGTGA
- a CDS encoding MFS transporter, with the protein MFRSIPAAARRIALASLFLTAGYGAFMTCSALYFTQVAGLSPAKLGLGLTIAGAVGLPAGMPLGHLADRLGPRATTAWLVALNGVGTAGYLFVRSFAALLVTACFFVVVQRGSRAALQALIAGLVDAEGVVRTQAVVRSVNNIGIGVGAAVAGIALQIATPTAFSVVLIVNVLSYFVSAALFRSLPYVPPAPAPAAGAPKRAVLRDAPFAALTAITAVLSLHTVLLELVVPLWITRHTHVPTAVVTVLFVLNSVAVILFQIRIGMRVSTMARAVRTARLSGFVLLAACALFSFSAFGPTALSIVLLVAAGAVLALGEMLVSAAVWTITFKLAPPGKQGQYQGFSMTGYAAAVMVAPTLLTFLMIEWGSPGWFVLGAAFVLASLPTGAVVAWAARKNPQPAEVPAAS; encoded by the coding sequence GTGTTCCGCTCGATACCCGCGGCCGCGCGCCGGATCGCGCTCGCGAGCCTGTTCCTGACGGCGGGGTACGGCGCGTTCATGACCTGCTCGGCGCTCTACTTCACCCAGGTGGCCGGGCTTTCGCCGGCCAAGCTGGGCCTCGGGCTGACCATCGCCGGCGCGGTCGGCCTGCCGGCGGGCATGCCGCTGGGGCACCTGGCCGACCGGCTCGGCCCGCGCGCGACGACCGCGTGGCTCGTCGCGCTCAACGGCGTCGGCACGGCCGGGTACCTGTTCGTGCGCAGCTTCGCCGCACTGCTGGTCACGGCCTGCTTCTTCGTGGTGGTGCAACGCGGATCGCGCGCCGCCCTGCAAGCCCTGATCGCCGGCCTGGTCGACGCCGAGGGCGTGGTCCGGACGCAGGCGGTGGTGCGCTCGGTCAACAACATCGGCATCGGCGTGGGCGCCGCGGTCGCCGGGATCGCCCTGCAGATCGCGACGCCGACGGCGTTTTCGGTCGTGCTGATCGTGAACGTGCTGAGCTACTTCGTCTCGGCGGCGCTGTTCCGGTCGCTCCCCTACGTCCCGCCGGCCCCCGCGCCGGCGGCGGGCGCGCCGAAACGGGCCGTGCTGCGCGACGCGCCCTTCGCGGCACTCACCGCGATCACCGCGGTCCTCTCGCTGCACACGGTGCTGCTGGAACTGGTGGTGCCGCTGTGGATCACCCGGCACACCCACGTCCCGACCGCCGTGGTCACCGTGCTGTTCGTGCTGAACAGCGTCGCGGTGATCCTCTTCCAGATCCGGATCGGCATGCGGGTGAGCACGATGGCGCGGGCCGTGCGCACCGCCCGGCTGTCCGGCTTCGTCCTGCTGGCCGCGTGCGCGCTCTTCTCGTTCTCGGCCTTCGGCCCGACGGCCCTGTCGATCGTCCTGCTGGTGGCGGCGGGCGCGGTGCTCGCGCTGGGCGAGATGCTCGTGTCCGCGGCCGTCTGGACGATCACCTTCAAGCTCGCCCCGCCCGGGAAGCAAGGCCAGTACCAGGGTTTCTCGATGACCGGCTACGCGGCCGCGGTCATGGTGGCCCCCACCCTGCTGACGTTCCTGATGATCGAATGGGGTTCCCCGGGGTGGTTCGTGCTGGGCGCGGCGTTCGTGCTCGCGAGCCTGCCGACGGGCGCGGTCGTGGCGTGGGCCGCGCGCAAGAACCCCCAGCCCGCCGAAGTCCCCGCCGCCTCCTGA
- a CDS encoding glutamate--tRNA ligase, with product MHDLPPAPVRTVFAPSPIGRPSLGLVRMAVFNWALARHHGGTFVLRVEDTDEARVRPEFYEPLLDVLRWLGLDWDEGPGTGGAHGPYLQTERRELHLDVARRLLAAGELYESFSTPEEVAERRTRAGQDPRLGYDNADRHSSEREKAAHRAAGRRPSLRLRLPAGETVFDDLARGEIVFKAGDAADPVLVRANGRPTFALAGPVDDALMGITHNIRGDAMLPLVPRQLAAYRALERIGVARAVPRLGHVPMVLASNAKILNSQEDPAADALGYRDAGVQARTMVNYLAALGWSHPTRGGVFTPAELVADFDVRRVRTRPGRLDVKRLTDLDTTHLRELTAEEFTDALLPYLAPLDGDRLALLTRAAPALRRRAKSLPEAARAAAVLFDDEPAAIHEADFDALQAARDALAALTPWTGETLSALLKGELAKTSVTAVRTAVTGRAAGHLLLDFLVLLGPERSLARIDGALARSTAGRPRDRVA from the coding sequence ATGCACGACCTTCCCCCCGCGCCGGTGCGCACCGTCTTCGCCCCCTCGCCGATCGGCCGGCCGAGCCTCGGCCTGGTGCGCATGGCGGTCTTCAACTGGGCCTTGGCCCGCCACCACGGCGGCACCTTCGTCCTGCGCGTCGAGGACACCGACGAGGCCCGGGTGCGGCCCGAGTTCTACGAGCCCCTGCTCGACGTGCTGCGCTGGCTGGGCCTCGACTGGGACGAGGGGCCGGGGACCGGCGGCGCGCACGGTCCGTACCTGCAGACCGAGCGCCGTGAGCTGCACCTCGACGTGGCCCGGCGGCTGCTGGCGGCCGGCGAGCTGTACGAATCGTTCTCGACGCCGGAAGAGGTCGCCGAACGGCGCACCCGGGCCGGCCAGGACCCGCGGCTCGGCTACGACAACGCCGACCGGCACTCGAGCGAGCGGGAAAAGGCCGCGCACCGCGCCGCCGGCCGCCGCCCTTCGCTGCGGCTGCGCCTGCCCGCGGGCGAGACGGTCTTCGACGACCTCGCGCGCGGCGAGATCGTCTTCAAGGCGGGCGACGCGGCCGACCCGGTGCTGGTGCGCGCCAACGGGCGGCCGACCTTCGCGCTCGCCGGCCCGGTGGACGACGCGCTGATGGGCATCACGCACAACATCCGCGGCGACGCGATGCTGCCGCTGGTGCCGCGCCAGCTCGCGGCTTACCGGGCACTCGAACGCATCGGCGTCGCCCGCGCGGTCCCCCGGCTCGGGCACGTGCCGATGGTGCTCGCCTCGAACGCGAAGATCCTCAACAGCCAGGAGGATCCCGCCGCGGACGCGCTGGGCTACCGCGACGCGGGCGTCCAAGCGCGGACGATGGTCAACTACCTGGCCGCGCTGGGCTGGTCGCACCCCACGCGCGGCGGCGTCTTCACGCCGGCGGAGCTGGTGGCGGACTTCGACGTCCGGCGCGTCCGCACCCGCCCCGGCCGGCTCGACGTCAAGCGGCTGACCGACCTCGACACGACTCACCTGCGCGAGCTGACCGCCGAGGAGTTCACCGACGCGCTCCTGCCGTACCTGGCCCCGCTGGACGGGGACCGGCTCGCCCTGCTCACCCGGGCGGCTCCCGCCTTGCGGCGCCGGGCGAAGTCGCTTCCCGAAGCCGCGCGGGCGGCGGCGGTCCTCTTCGACGACGAGCCCGCCGCGATCCACGAAGCGGACTTCGACGCGCTGCAGGCCGCCCGCGACGCGCTGGCCGCCCTCACCCCGTGGACCGGAGAAACGCTCTCGGCCCTCCTCAAGGGCGAGCTCGCCAAGACGTCGGTGACGGCGGTGCGCACCGCCGTCACCGGGCGCGCCGCCGGTCACCTGCTGCTCGACTTCCTCGTCCTGCTCGGCCCCGAGCGCAGCTTGGCGCGGATCGACGGCGCCCTCGCGCGGTCCACCGCGGGGAGGCCCCGCGACCGGGTCGCCTGA